agttcaAATAAGCCAACCAAAGCTGGTTGAATAAAAGAGGTAGCAGTCTGCTTTGAGGAAACATCTGCTGGATTAAATACCACGCCAACGTACCCAGCTCATGGGGGAACTCCTCACACAGGATGGCCACAGAGGTGCTGACGCCCTGGAAAACAGAAGCGGTGAAGGAGGCGCCGATGGCCAAACCATCAATAAAGTTGTGGAGGCCATCACTCAGTGTGATCATCCAGGCCAGTGTGCCGATGTCAGAGTAGGTGGTCCCCTTTAGCCAGTAGCAGCCACCCCCACTAGTCGCAGATCGCCCACCACTGTCTGGGCTCTGGCAGTCCTGGGATGAGTCACAATACGCAGACACCCATTAGAAGTAACAGAGCAGCAATGTGAAAATGCTAAATAGTAAAGAAGGATGTGTTGCTGATTTTCTCTATTAACCTCTCTTTTTGTCCAACATGTGTGAAGAGGCCTGAAGACAAAACCTATGGCTGGAAATCACGGTTTCTTAAATTACTTTTagagtgatttttaaaaaaaatgtaaaataaatcaccTACTGATAATATTTACACAATCCTCTGTTCTTGTGCCCCTTCATAATACCAAATATGTCTACTACTACATGttaaacaaaattcaaaattcagaGCAGTTGATCTATATCTCAGCTACAGAACagatctcctcctcttccatcATTAATCTTACCTGGGGTGTCTGTGCAGGGCTGAGCATGAGCTCGCCCTCCCCAGCATCCACCTTGCCTAGCGCCAGGTTGCTGGCTTCTCCATTCTGCTGCAGTCTCTCCTTCTCACCTTCCTCCAAATGCCTGTCGGGTGAAGAGTAATGATCTGCAGCAGGGTAATGACTGTGACCGCGGTtctgagggagaaaaaaaaaaaaaaacccaaacatatCCAAATCAATATAAGCCACGGTTTGGATGGCCTTAGCTTGTGAAATTTTCCTTCCGGATAAAGGCTAAATGAAGAAGTGAAAGAGCGCAAGAGAATTTATGCTTAGGTTTGCTTTTATCTATTTGATCACACTGGGCTATTGTTTCATCTTGGGAATATGCTTTTAACTTATATCTGTTAAGTTAAAAGCATGAAATGGGTCATACAAATATGCTTTAACACAAATGTAACCAGTGTCAGGTAAGAGCAAATACGTGGTCATGATCTATTGCCTCAGAAACTCTTCTGCCTTGAGTTAAGCCTCTCATTTTGACCTCAGACCATAAAGTCTGGAAAATCCAACAGAATCTGGTTGGGGTGTAACTGAACAACAACACATCACCAACTTATCACAGGTAAGGTAAGGGTCAGTTAGAGTAGGAAAGGGAGCAAGAAGGGCAGATATCtccatcacaaaacaaaactatactTCTACCTGATAATGCTACACTAACgtttttccccatttttccccacaattaataaaaaaacaggtgaCAGCAGCACTTTGATGGAGAGTTATACAGTACTACCGGCTGTTAATTGGGTCGGATGGACTACATGGCTGAAAACACCGCAACCACAAGGTGGAGCAAATGGCCTATAGTCACTCACTATCATCCACCACTGTGGCCTTTTGTGAATGAAATCAGCAGCACTGTAAGGCTGTATTCATGTCTGCTGCCTGTGTTTTCACACAAGGTGGCTTTAGAGTTTAATTTACACAGATCTGCATTACTGCTCTGGATATGTTGTAAAAGGAAATACTAATGTGCACGAGCCAATTACAGATCACGCTTGAACAACAAACCAACCATTGCATAGGCGGTGGCACAGAGACGACTTCAACAATCTATGTATAGACAGAAATAATTGATGGGATTAATCACATTGAATGAAAAACAGTCAATCGATCTATGAACAATTTAACGTTTAGCCAAAATGACACAAGCAACAAACATGTTGGCCCATATTGTTGTAGTCCTATATTGGGGGCGTGGAAGCATTTAACTTATCTTTACACTTTATCTGGGCACATTTTCTTATAGTCCATTCATGCTGAGACTTGATCATGTTTATTAATTTTGCCCGATGAGATGCGCAACTAATTTTCTGGCCACCAACTCTTTGCTAAAACATACACAGCAACGTGTGAAGATGCCACCCTCGCCTTTTGCCCCAGAACAGTACTCTCAGAGCAAGAATACTAGTCAAATTTAATagtgtgtactgtatacttAGTTAATGAAAACTCCTCTGGGCAGTACTGACAGCTTGAATCACAAGCCCAACtacattaaaaagacaaatatttgacAGTGAGAACACAAACAACCTCTCGGGCATCATTATCTGATCACCACCCTCTGAACATGTAATTCCACATTCAATAAGTTTCTGATGTGAACGTCAGCTACTACAACGCACCGTCCTGTCAAACTCGTTAAGCAGAACAAACAAGTGGGGACATTATGTCACGCACACGGATCATTTTAAGACACGAGAAAACGCTTACTTGACAAGCAAAAACATGACAGATCAGTTTCCAAgcaataaaaatctttttcaatTAAACACCGAAACAAATTTTCAATCTGAAATTTTTGTTGAGGTTCTGTAGTCAACTGACAgaaaactgttcttttttttttttatttaatgtttagcAGACTGTGGAATGACAGGCgatgtgcacatgcatacaGAGGCGAGAAACCAAAAAACTCATGCATTTTGATCTTTCAGACAGCATTTGCATTTTCAGAAATTGAACATGAAACAGATATAAGTCGTATGAAAGTGCTTCAGctctgatataaaaaaaaaatctgatcttcAAACAAATCTAATCTAAGTCACTTGAtcggaaaaaaaagaaaaaaagaaaaaagaaaatcagatgCAGGCCACTTCAGCATGTTTTGTGAACACAACAGACATAGATGCTCTTTTGAAGTCCTATTTGTATGCTCCTCACCATGggctgtgtctttgtgtgggGACCTCTGCCATAAATACTACCTGTGCATGGCTCACAATTTCAACAAACGTCcattgacatttgttttttggccCTTGTGATCACCAATTTAAAGACCTAAAACAGGACAATAAGTCGAAGCATGTAGAGTTGCTCCGACCTTTGAGGAAACACTATCCAGAGACTTTAAAGCGTCCATTACAGTATATGGAGCTGTTTCTATAGAAACTACAGTGCTCATAGTTCCCGTAgcaacatgtcacccagtgtaACAGTGTGGATCactgatatgtttttattatttattgtacaaCAATAAAAGTTTTGGCTTTGAAGTATCTTTAGAACCAGTGCCACCTCTTGCTTTACAATGCGTTTCAAAAAGCCGCGTTTATTACATTGCTGTAAGTACAGTTGTAAAAATAGctataaaagatataaaaacacacaatgaggCAAATGTCACATCATTCTTGCAAGGTACTCACCCCCTGTTTCTGTTTGAGAAGCACTCTGAGCACTTTTtcagtgaagaagaagaggtaAAATCCCCCAAACACCACTGCAGACTTGGACACGTAGAAATCCACCATGGGGTCAAAACCAAATGCCTACCACACAGGAGAGAATTCAGTCTGAGCTTGTGATTAATATTCAGAGCACTTTTGTTAATACATAAATACCACTAGGCATCACTCAATGTGCAgcttaaaataatacaaacataaCTATCTATTAGCAAGTTTGGGAAGTTACTAATTAgcgacttgttttttttccactttaagTGGGACAATGCTGCATTATCAGCTGTCTAAAGACAAAACTTTCTGtcaaagggttaaaaaaaaaaaagtttgtcatGTTTATATTCATTGTCAGCAggtgctgaaaagaaactttATCTCTGTGGAAAATTTCACCCTGCTGAATGCGTTTGAAGGTCTCACATTTGTCCATTGTTTCATGAATAAACTAACACTGACAACCTTTGAAGATACTGCAGAGACATTTCTGAGCTCAGCCTAATCTGAAAGACATTGATTTATGTATGTACATTTAATAATCTCCCCTCTAggtaacaaataaatacaattactcATAAATCAAATTATGTCAGCTCTGAACATatacaaatattgttttcttacttttcaTACTAAAAGGAAATTGATGTTATAAATTACACAACAGCTTTAAACCTGGTCTGGACAACATCTTGGCATTTGAAAACGTAATTGCTCACATTTGTAAGTTGTGCTACTTTAAATGGAGGGatgaaagtttttaatttaattaattgtgTTCTCGTGTatgtaaactgttttttccCGCCCCGATTCTTTGGACAACTGAGGTCCACAGcgaaaatggacaaaataacCCAGGGTCCATCCCAAGTCTCTCACAAGCACCATTGTTTCTCCTCACTCACGTCTTAGTCACTCCCACTAAAGATGCACGGAGGAATGCGAGGAAATGAAATCTGCAACATCTGTTTCTGATGACAACGACCCAAATCAAACAGCTCTCAGTCATCATGTCATCTGTCAGTCAGATTTTAGAGCTATTGTGGTGACTTCTGAAGTTTAACTTGAGTTGTGTGCACACTTCCGCACTTTTTCATTCCAATCCACCCGTTTTAAACTGTTTCCtcatctgtaaataaaacatacattctGTATTCTTACTGTGCTCAGATCAGAACACGGTGTGTAAATGTGGTTCACTGTGCGCTGATGCtggatacacacaaacactaacagTAACAGTTACAATCAGATTAACACTAATTGCAGATTTTCAGCCTTTGAAAAATAGCTGATCTGAGTGTTAAATGGGTTCAGTAATAAAAATGGTAAGAAATCGTGCTTATTGTGCTATTATGCTATTATTATACTGCAGTTTCCGACCAGTCTAATTCACTGCTCTCTATGTCCAGTCACCAACAGGTTACCAATAAGGGAAGGTGTCGGTTCAGTAGATGACTTATGCAAAGGATGCTCTCATGGGTCCTCACTCCTCAGAGAGGTATAAGGGGCTTTGGGACGTCCTTCAAGATGATAGGACCAATTTCATGGGGCGAGCGAGGATCGAGGAACAATCTTATAAGAGACGTGAGACATAACCCTTGATTGCAGACtaacagagtttttttttggttttagtgtctgtatagTGATTGTTTATTAATATAGAAAATTACTTAAGGTTTCTTTTTTAGTGGAACCCACAGCAGATATGTTtacaaaaatagttttgttttgtttttttattagggTGGAGAATTTGCTTGGGTGCTTGAGGGCTTCAGTAACAAAAATGCATAATGACAATGAGATGATCAAAAGATTTTtcctaatatttaaaaatccatATTTAACGCTCTTTGCAAAAACTAAATATCAACCTTAGCTGAGGCTAATTGAGTCAGAGCAGCATCTACCTCTGGGATGAGCTGAAACAAAGCGTTGGAGTACAGCGTGCCAATGGCCAGGGCTATGAAGTAGAGCAGCAGTCGCTTGTAAAAGGTTTTCTTCATGAATGGCACCACGCTCGCCCCGACCAGTGAGCACAGAGAGATCAGTGTCACACACAGGATCCCATAACCCCACACTGATCAACGAACAGGAGGCAGGAAAAGGAAGGGGGAaggtgaggaaaaaaacagctaGTTAGTTCAGAAATGAATTTACGTGATTAAACCCCATgataaggaaaaacaaattatcaACCGGTTAGCTccctgaaaaggaaaaaacaaaaagggggtTTAATTAAATCACcttttgaagaaaaacaaaagaaaaatcatgaTGCTTTTCTAGAGACAAGGGGTTCATTGTACACTGTTCACTTGCATTAGTTAATCAGTTGTTGTAGTAGGAAGTATCCCTCCAACCCCATGCATTTCTTTTGATAAGAAAGAAGAAGTAATTATAGTAAATTTATTGACAACTGATATCTCAAgaatgcacgcacacacacacacacacacacacacacacacacacacacacacacacacacacactgtactacTCCACTCAGGTGTGTCAGGAATACAGTCTTAGCCTCAGGGTAAACACTAATTATCACTGCAGAAACAATGACccaaattaactttaaatagtCAAACAGTAGCAAAGGAAGCACCTTTATTAGGGGTCACATTTCAATTCAAAGGACAGTTTAAAAGGGCCGCGCTTCATTTTCTGGGGTTGAAATTTATGAGGCCCCAAGCAAAAATAGTAAACAGAGTGAAACCTTGTGATGAGGTCTGTTCAGTCGTACATGCTGCAGTGACAGAAGAGACAGTTGAACTCTCTCTCCTCATAGGTGGCCTAGATTTGTAAtgccaggacacacacacatacacacagcacacacttaaacCCAGCGTTGATCGATGATGCTCTGAGGatgaagcaaaaccaaaaacccTTCCACAGTGCTTATTAGAGCCCAGAGACaaccagagagaaaacaaaggcagGAAGGAAACCAATATGACCACAGGAAAGACAAAGGAGCACATGGCCAAAAGGTGCAGATGCGACACTGCGCTGAACTTTCAAGTTTGGtgcttgtttttctgaaaagcaaaaaaaaaaagtgtactgaatgtggaaagaaaaatgtatggaTAGATGGCAAACCTCTGGCAGCATCTGCAGGATGGCTGTGGAGAACAGCGTGCCAATGGCAAGAGCGATGAAAAAGATGAGTATGTATTTCATATAGCGTGTGTTCATCAGAGGCATGACGAAGACTCCAGTGAGGGAGAAGGCATTGATCACTGTCACACTCAGGAAAGAGAACCCCCACACTAGGTTTGGAGTGATgagaacacaagaggaaggtgcaacattaaaactaagTGCGTGGTGAGGATTTACTCAACACCTGTAGACAAAAAGAGGTTAGTTGACATTGACAATAAACATACTTCATACTTCTGAGGCTGCAGCACCTGTGAGAGTTAAGAGAAATGAAGGTTTGATTAAGACAGATTAATGGTCTATTTTGGGATTTGAGAGGTTTTCTCTTCACCGAGACAGAAAGCAATTTGCAGAAATTTTGAGCCATCCATGCAATGCTCAGAAATGCTGACTGGGCAGAGAGCATCAGGTAAAGTGGAAATACAGAGTTATCGGTCTCATATGTGTAGCAGTGAAAACAGATTCCATGTTGGCAAATAAAGAATCTCAGCGCAGCATGGACAAACAGAAAGGAATAGGGCTCAGGCCAGAActaaaatatttaccttttgtAAATGTGACTACTCAAGGGAAGCACGGCAGTGTCTGCGCCCGAGATATTGTTTGGCTTAAAGTTATTCATGTCACTGGTATCGTAGTTCTTCACATAAGAAAAGCCACTGAAAAGGTTAGTGCCTcgcacctcacttgtaagtcactttggataaaagtgtctatgactaaatgtaaatgtaaacaaggTCTGCAAGGTAAAGTTGACAATGTGAAATAGTTCTGCTGACGAACAGGGAAAAAGGGTCATGTTAAAAAGCTTGTTAAGCAACACAACTAAACCAtcgacaacaacaaaaaaaactgtttagtgTTAGTTTAACTTGATCTCAGAAATCTGAGACCAATCTGTAAATCTgtgatattttcatgtaaacCTGGGAATAATCAGAAGGTTTGaggatttaaaaacacaacttatGAGATGTTAAAGAAATGTGTAGGATTCTCTGCTATTTCTAGGTCAGAAACCAAATTTAAGCACATTTATGGTATTTACCATGTCgacttaaatgtaaaaactatgAGATCTCCTTGAATTTTATCCACCAAAACCCACATTTAGATTCAGATAATGAACGTCATCAGCCACTGTGTTTAATAAACCAACCTACAGCCACTGTTCACATGTTAAAAATACTTCTGTTCCACAACGTCTTCAGAACACTGAAGACAAAGTAGCCTTGTGATGCAAGTGCAAAAGTGCAAGGGTCAGAAACTAAATTGTTATTCTGAGCAAACCCGGGCTCTCACTGTGCCAAATCGTGGCTATAATcaaagacagaaacaacagCAGATTGACCACAGATACACAATTTCCTGAATAAAGAACGTAAGGCTCTAATCAGCAGCGCTGTCTCTAAGGTCCACTTGGCCTTGTTTTCCTCTTGAGAAAGGTCTCTTGGTTATAAACTCCAACTTGTCCTTTGAGACCACTGCTACACAGCCTTCTTTTGACTTTGGCTGATTGGAGTCTTCCACTcattatttagaaaaataattcaTCTTGTTATTTAATCTCGGGAAAAGCTGCCATACGACATTTAACTACTGTAATGAGAAAAAGTAGGATATAAAAGATGAGTGAGATACGGACTTCACATACATTTCTGCCTCCCTGCTGTTGGCAGATCTCCACAGCTGGAGCAAAGAAAGGCAGCTCTCAGGCCAAGATAAGCTGCCTGCGAGGGCAAATGTGAGGTGAGATGGGGCCATATGACTTGAtgataaaggaaaacaaatttgtCAGTGGAAAAGAGGAGATAGAACAGCACTCTGTGCCACCAAACCATTTCTTCACCTGccaatgattaaataaaagggTTTAAAATGAAGTGTTTAGTGCTGGATTAGCAAGACAACAACAAGATCTctaatttctaaaaataaatactgatgcCCACAGTCATCACATACATTATAAAAGCTGTTAGTTTCACTAAGTGGAAACTGAAGCAATGCTTATTTTAAGATTTCAGTGTTGCTGTAGCCTTGAGGGCTGAAGATCACTTCAGTCCACTAGCTTTTTATGACAGCCACATACTCCGTAGCCAATTTGGCTCCTTCATCAAAAGCTCAAAGGCTGGGTAAAGAACAGCCTACAGTTAACTGCACATATTCGAGAAATTCAGATTGGACGGAGATGCCAAAAGGGCTTCCAGAGCTCTCAAGGATGCCCTGCTTGGTTCGTACAGTCAGGGGTCTGTATGGAAGAACGGTGGGTCAGCAGCTGAGGAAAGAAGAGCAGTTTGTAGCTGAGACTCATTCCTGTCTGAAGCGTCTTCGCCTGTGTTTGCCACACACCCAATGTGCTGACAAAAGCAGCACTGGCTTTGCTCTCCCGCAGGGAGATCATGATATTACTATCTCTGAGCATTAAAACACTTATTTGGAGTTCAGGTCTGATAAAGATAAAGGAATGTGCTTTAGTTCTCAGTGCACTACATTTTCATATGTAATATTCTGCCAATATGGTAATGAAAGCCTTTTCaaacctttttattcatttttcattattcattatttagtttttcatttacaaacgCACTCActacaaaaagtcagaaaaggTTCCCCCTATAAACTTCTTTTCTTTACAGAGATAAGTAATCATAAGCAACAGGTAACACAAATGCCAAACCAAATGAAATTTTTAATCTACAAACACTCAACATAAACATAACTAAATCCTTTTTTCTTTGGTCTGAGAAACATGACAGCAAGTGTGAAAACCACCTTAAGACAGACAAAGAGCCAACAGTTTCTATTAACCATAACGCTCACCTTCAGCATCTGAGGGCCTGGGGGGGGTGTCACTGCTCAGCAACTCATCTTTCCGCACTTTGCATGTACCAGCATCCAATTGCTGCAGCATGGTGGGGCACAGCTGCCAGAAACCATGCCCATCCAGCCGTGACTGCTCACTGATGCTGTAAATAGCCAATGTGTCTGCAGGCAAGCACTGGCAATAAAAATACAGCCATAGGTCAGGTGGCTAAGAAAAGttagcattttaatttaaaaccattaaCTGATAGCTGATGCTAATAGCATACAGGCCGCAGGCCTGCT
This window of the Channa argus isolate prfri chromosome 11, Channa argus male v1.0, whole genome shotgun sequence genome carries:
- the slc39a14 gene encoding metal cation symporter ZIP14 isoform X1; translated protein: MLTWSPHGGNSATIAQMILALALVVLLCPLGFVVGQGESQTQSPAQVLQDLLSRYGDNSTITVPQLRTLLALLSQGQGESEGERNKVATTTTAPPKSNSSKCLPADTLAIYSISEQSRLDGHGFWQLCPTMLQQLDAGTCKVRKDELLSSDTPPRPSDAEVWGYGILCVTLISLCSLVGASVVPFMKKTFYKRLLLYFIALAIGTLYSNALFQLIPEAFGFDPMVDFYVSKSAVVFGGFYLFFFTEKVLRVLLKQKQGNRGHSHYPAADHYSSPDRHLEEGEKERLQQNGEASNLALGKVDAGEGELMLSPAQTPQDCQSPDSGGRSATSGGGCYWLKGTTYSDIGTLAWMITLSDGLHNFIDGLAIGASFTASVFQGVSTSVAILCEEFPHELGDFVILLNAGMSIQQALFFNFLSACCCYLGMGFGILAGNSFSPNWIFALAGGMFLYIALADMFPEMNEVSREEENAGGSSFLLTFAIQNAGLLTGFTIMLLLTTYSGQIQLG
- the slc39a14 gene encoding metal cation symporter ZIP14 isoform X2 is translated as MLTWSPHGGNSATIAQMILALALVVLLCPLGFVVGQGESQTQSPAQVLQDLLSRYGDNSTITVPQLRTLLALLSQGQGESEGERNKVATTTTAPPKSNSSKCLPADTLAIYSISEQSRLDGHGFWQLCPTMLQQLDAGTCKVRKDELLSSDTPPRPSDAEVWGFSFLSVTVINAFSLTGVFVMPLMNTRYMKYILIFFIALAIGTLFSTAILQMLPEAFGFDPMVDFYVSKSAVVFGGFYLFFFTEKVLRVLLKQKQGNRGHSHYPAADHYSSPDRHLEEGEKERLQQNGEASNLALGKVDAGEGELMLSPAQTPQDCQSPDSGGRSATSGGGCYWLKGTTYSDIGTLAWMITLSDGLHNFIDGLAIGASFTASVFQGVSTSVAILCEEFPHELGDFVILLNAGMSIQQALFFNFLSACCCYLGMGFGILAGNSFSPNWIFALAGGMFLYIALADMFPEMNEVSREEENAGGSSFLLTFAIQNAGLLTGFTIMLLLTTYSGQIQLG